A region of the Aquipuribacter hungaricus genome:
GCCTCCATGGCGCCGATGGTCATGGGCAACCCGGAGCGCCCCGAGCTCGGGGAGAAGCTCACGGCGTCGTTCAGCCGGAGCGACCCCGGCGTCGCCGCCCACTTCGCGCGGGTGCTGTTCACGTGCGACCACCGCGACGTGCTGCCCGTCCTCGGCGTCCCCGCCCTCACCCTGCAGTGCCGCCACGACGCCCTCGCCCCGCCGTCGGCCGTCCGGTACGTCCACGACGCCATCCCCGGCAGCACGCTGCTGCGGATGCAGGCCAGCGGCCACTGCCCCCACGTCAGCGCGCCCGAGGAGACGGCCCGGGCCCTCGTCGACTTCGTCGGCTGACGTGACGACCCCTCCGACCGGCGCGACCTCCTCGGCCGACGCGGCCGACGGCTACGAGGCGCTGTTCCTCGACGCCCCGTGCGGCTACCTCACCACCGACGACGACGGCTGCATCACGCGGGTCAACGACACGTTCCTCGCCTGGACCGGCCACACCCGGGAGGGCCTGGTGGGGTCGTCGTTCGGGCGGCTGCTGCCCGTCGGGGACCGCCTGCTGATGGCGACCCACGCCATGCCGCGGCTGGTGACCGACGGGCACCTCGCCGAGCTCATGGTCGAGGTCGTCGCGGCCGACCGCTCGCGCCGCCCGGCCCTGCTCAGCGCCTCGCGCCGCCCGCCGTCCCCGGGCAGGGAGGCCGAGCTGCGCGTCGTCGTGCTCAGCGCGCACGAGCGCCGCGCCTACGAGGGTCGCGTGGTGGCGACCCTGCAGCAGGCCGAGACCGCCGAGCAGCGCCGGGCCGAGGCCGAGCACGAGGTCCGCCAGCTCGAGACCCACGACCAGCTCACCGGGCTGCTCAACCGCGACCACCTGCGCGAGCGCCTCGACGCCCTCGTCACGGCCTCTCCCGGCGGCGCCCCGGTCGTCGCGCTGCTCGTCGACCTGGACCACTTCAGCTCCGTCAACGACAGCCTCGGGCACGCCGCGGGCGACCAGCTGCTCGTCGAGGTGTCCCGCCGGCTGCGCTCGGTGGTGCGCTCCGGCGCCGTGCTCGCCCGGCTCGGTGCCGACGAGTTCCTCGTCGCCGACACGCTCGCACCGGTCGCGGACAGCGGGCCCCCGGCGCTCGCCCTGGCCGCCCGCGTCGCCCGAGCCCTGGAGGACCCGTTGCTGGTCGACGACGTCGAGGTCGTGGTCTCGGCGAGCATCGGCGTCTGCGCCGGGCGGCCGGGGGACGTCGACGGTGCGGGGCTGCTGCGCGGCGCCGACCTGGCCCGGCACCGGGTCAAGGCGCGCGGCCGGGACGGCATCGCCCTGCACGTGCCCGAGGAGCAGGTCGTCGCCGTGGACCACCTGCGCCTGCTCGGCGAGCTGCGCCGCGGCATCCAGGAGGGCCAGCTGCGGCTGCACTACCAGCCGCTGGTGCACCTGGACGGGCGCGCGTCGACGGCCGTGGAGGCGCTGGTCCGCTGGCAGCACCCGGAGCGCGGCCTGCTGCCGCCCGGGGTGTTCATCGAGGCGGCCGAGCGCTCGGGCCTGGTGCACGCGCTGGGCCGGTGGGTCCTGGACGCCGCGCTCGCGCAGGTCGCGGTCTGGGACCGGACCGAGGGCCTCGGCCGGGTGCAGGTGTCGGTCAACCTGTCGACCCGCCAGCTCACCGACCCGTCCCTGCCGGCCGACGTCGGCACCGCGCTGCGCCGCCACGGGGTGGACCCCGGCCAGCTCGTCCTCGAGGTGACCGAGACGGCGCTCATGGTCGACCCCGACGCCGCCCGGACGACGCTGCTCGCCCTGCGGGAGCTCGGCGTCGGGATCGCCGTCGACGACTTCGGCACCGGCTACGCGAGCCTCACGTACCTCCAGCAGTTCCCCGTCGACGAGCTGAAGATCGACCGGTCGTTCGTGGCGGGGCTCGGGCGCAGCGACGCCGACGACGCCATCGTCGCCTCGTGCGTGCAGCTGGCCCACGGCCTCGGCCTCAGCGCGGTCGCGGAGGGCGTCGAGGGCGCCGGGCAGCTGGAGGCGCTGCGGCGGCTGGGCTGCGACTACGTCCAGGGCTACCACCTCGGCCGGCCGATGCCGCCGGAGGACCTCGTCGCGTGGGTGGCGGACCGCGCCGGGCTGCTGCAGCGCCTCGGGGCGTCCCCCGCCCCCGCGCCCTAGCTCCTGGCGGGGCGGTCCCCGGCGGGCGGGACGAGGGAGCGCTGGACCATGCCCCTGAGCACGGCCCGGCGGCGCTCGTGCTCGGCCTCCCCGTCGGCGGCGGTCGCGGTCAGCGTGGCGCTCACCGGCGACCAGGTGCCGGCGAGGGCGACGAGCAGCGCGTACACCTCGTCCGGCCGGATGCCGTCGACGATGCGGCCCTCGGCCTGGGCCTTCGCGAGGGCCGCGTGCTTGTCGTCGGCGATGCCCGGATAGGCGGCCAGGAGCGGTCCTGTCGGCACCCGCTCCAGGCGGTACCAGCTGGCGAGCCGGACCAGCTCGGGGTCGGTGAGGTAGGAGTCGTAGAGCGCGACGACGTACCCGGGCAGGTCGTACGCCGTGAACGGCACCACGTCGACGATGCGGTGCAGGTGGACGCCGAGGACCGCGTCGAAGAGGCCGTCCTTGGAGCCGTACCAGCCGTACATCTGCGCCTTGTTGACGCCGGCGGCCGCGGCCACCCGGTCCACCCGGGCGCCGGCGATGCCGTACGCCGCGAACTCCACCGTCGCCGCGTCCAGCAGCCGTGCCCTGCTCCGGTCCCCGTCCTTCACGGCCCCACCCTATGAGCAACCAACCAGTTAGTTGCTATGGTGGCCGCATGAGCCGCATCACGAACAGCTTCGGACCCACCACCACCGCGCTGGAGGTCGTCCAGGGCGTCGACCTCACCGGCCGGCGCGCCGTCGTCACCGGTGCCGCCTCCGGCATCGGCGTCGAGACCGCCCGCGCCCTGGCCCACGCCGGGGCCCAGGTGACCCTGGCGGTGCGCGACACCGCCGCGGGGGACCGCGTGGCCGCCGACATCGCCTCCACCTCCGGCTGCGACGACGTCGCCGTCGCCCACCTCGACCTCGCCGACCTGGCCACGGTCGACGCCTTCACCGCCGCCTGGCAGGGACCGCTGCACGTCCTCGTCGGCAACGCCGGCGTCATGGACACCCCGCACGGGACGACCGTGCAGGGCTTCGAGACCCAGCTCGGCGTCAACCACCTCGGCCACTTCGCGCTGGCCACCGGCCTGCACGGCGCGCTCGCCGCGGCGGGCGACGCCCGCATCGTGCAGGTGTCCTCCAGCGGCCACGCCGCGTCGCCGGTGGTGTTCGACGACCTGTTCTTCGAGCGCCGCGAGTACTCCCCGGGCCTGGCCTACGGGCAGTCCAAGACGGCCAACGTCCTGTTCGCCGTCGAGGCCACCCGCCGCTGGGCCGAGGACCGGGTGACCGCCAACGCCCTCATGCCCGGCGGCATCTGGACGCCGCTGCAGCGGCACTGGAGCCCCGAGCAGCGCGCCGCCGCCGAGCAGCAGGCCGCCCATGCCGAGGCCGCCGGGGTGTTCCGGATGAAGACGACCGAGCAGGGTGCCGCGACGTCGGTGTTCCTCGCCGCCCACCCGCAGGTGGCCGGCATCGGCGGCCGCTACTTCGAGGACTGCCAGGAGGCGGAGGTCGTGCCGCAGCTGCGCGGGCTGTCGGGCGTGCTTCCCCACGCCCTCGACCCGGTGGCCGCGCGCCGGCTGTGGGACGTCTCCGAGGAGCTGCTCGTCCAGGCACGCGCGGCCGCCTGAGGGCAGGGTTCGGCGGTGGCGCTCAGCGTTCTGCGGTCGCCGCGGGCAGGCGGACGACGACCACCAGGCCGCCGCCGGGCCGGGCGCGCAGGCTGAGGGTCCCCCCGTGGGCGGCGGTCACCCGGTCGACGACCGCCAGGCCGAGCCCGACCCCTGCGTGGTCGGCGCGGACGCGTCCCGCGCCCCGGCGGAACGGCTCCGTGAGCGTGGCCACCAGGTCGGGGTCCAGCACCTCGCCGGTGCTCTCCACGGTCAGCACCACGGTGCTGCTCGTCGCGCCGCGGCCGCCGTCGCGGTCGTCGTCCGTGCTGCAAGAGCTCGTGCTGACCGTGACGGTGCCGTGCTCGGGGAGGTTGTGCACCACGGCGTTGTGGACGAGGTTCGTCACCAGCTGCAGCAGCAGGGCGGGGGAGCCGGGCGCCACGGCCCGCCCGCCGGTGACCTCCAGCGTGACGCCCCGTGAGGCCGCCAGGGGGAGGAGCTGCTCGACGGCCTCCTCCGCGGCCAGGGACAGGTCGACCGGCTCCTGCGGCACCGGCCCGGCGTCGGCGCGGCTGAGCGCGAGCAGCGCCTCGGTGAGGTCGACGGCGCGGTCGGTGACGGTCCGGAGCCGGTCGAGCAGCTGCCCCGTGTCCAGGTCGGGGTCGTCGCGGGCGACGTCCAGCAGCGTGCGCACCACCGCGAGCGGGGTGCGGAGCTCGTGCGAGGCGTTGGCGGCGAACCGCTGCTGCTCCGCGACGTGGGCCTGGAGCCGGTCGAGCATCGCGTCGAAGGCGTCGGCGAGCTCGCGGAGCTCGTCCTGCCGGCCGGGCAGGCGTACCCGCTGCGACAGCGAGCCGCTGCCCGCGCCCCGGGCCACCTCGGTGAGCCGGTCCAGCGGTGCCAGCACCCGCCCGGCCAGGAACCAGCCGCCGACCAGGCCGAACCCCAGCAGGGCCAGCAGCGCGACGGCCGCGCGCGGGGCGAAGGCGTCCCACAGGTCGTCGCGGCCGGGGACGAACAGCCCCGGCGAGGGGATGCGGCTGTCGACCGAGCCGGGTCCGCCCGGGACCGTGATCGCCTGGTCGGGGACGTAGCGCAGCAGGAACACCCAGACCACCGCGACCATGAGGACCCCGGCCACCATGAGGAAGCCGGCGTAGCTAAGGGCGAGCTGGAGCCGGACGCTCGGCCCCCGCGCCCTAGCCACGCGGCCGGCGCCCGTCCCCGCCGCCGCCGCGATCAGGGTCTCGGTCCCTGTCGTCGTCCCGGTCCCGGTGGTCGTGCTGGTCCGGGTCGTCCGGGACGTCGATCCGGTAGCCGACCCCCGGCACGGTGGCGATGAGCCACGGCTCGCCCATGCGCCGGCGCAGCGCCGACACGGTGATGCGCACGGCGTTGGTGAACGGGTCGGCGTTCTCGTCCCAGGCGCGCTCGAGCAGCTGCTCGGCGCTGACCACCCCGCCCCCGGCGTCGACGAGGACCTCCAGGACGGCGAACTGCTTGCGGGTGAGGGCGACGTAGCGGCCGTCGCGGTAGACCTCGCGGCGGAAGGGGTCCAGGCGCAGGCCCGCGACCTCGAGCACCGGCGGCCGCGGCCGCGCGCGGCGCCGGTCGAGGGCGCGCAGACGGAGGACGAGCTCGCGCAGCTCGAACGGCTTGGTGAGGTAGTCGTCCGCGCCCAGCTCGAAGCCGCTCGCCTTGTCGTCCAGCCGGTCCGCCGCGGTGAGCATGAGCACCGGGGTGCCGCTGCCCGAGGCGACGATGTGCCGGGCCACCTCGTCGCCGGACGGGCCGGGCACGTCCCGGTCGAGCACGGCGACGTCGTAGGTGGTGTGGCCCAGCAGCTCCAGGGCGGCGTCCCCGTCCCCGGCCACGTCGGCGGCGATGGCGGCCAGCCGCAGCCCCGTGCGGATGGCGTCGGCCATCAGGGGTTCGTCCTCCAGGACCAGCACGCGCACCCGGCCGATGCTAGGCAGCGGCACGTGTCGTGGGCGTATGCATCAGCCGGCCGGCGTGCGCGGTCCGCCGGAGCCGTAGCGGGCTTGGCCCACTGCCCCCGCCGCGTGGTCAGCGAGCTGGACGGCTGGGTTGTGCAGGGCGGGGTGAGCCGGACGGTCGTGCGCGGTGCTGTCGGTGCTGGTCCAGGCGTGTCCTCGCGGTTACCGTCCCGAGCATGTCCGGTGCCGCGGCGGAGCCTGGGGAGCACGAGGTCCCACGTCCTCGCCTGCGACGTGCAGCCGGCTGGGGCCTGATGGCGCTCAGCGTCGGCATGGTCGGGCTGAACGCCGAGGCTGCACTGCCGTACGGGACCACGGAGGCGGTGGTCTTCGTGCTGCTACCCCTGCCCGGCCTCGCCGCCGCGCTCCTGGCCGACCGCTCAGCGATGAGGTGGCCGTTGGGCGTGCTGGGAGCGGTGTACGCCGCGGCGTCCGTCGCGCTCTTCATGATCTTCTTCGTGTACGTCGGCCTGCTGTGGATGGCCGCCGCCGGCTCGTTCCCCAGGGCTCGGTCGAACCGCCCACGCGATGGGGCTCGGTGACCGGCGGCTCGGTCGCTACGGACTGCGTCAGCCGCGCGCCAGAGCTACCGCGAACGTCTCGGCCGCGCTGAAGGGCCGACTGCACTCCCGTCGACGCAGTGCATGGAGGGGCGCCGGTGGCCGGCGTGGCCAGCGTGACCGCGGGAGCGGCGTCGCCGTATGACGCCCCCGTCCCGGAACGGTGACCGGACGGGTCTATCGGGACGGTTGAGTGCGGGAGAGGGTCCGCCAGGCGCCTGACCAGCAGATTCCCGACAGAGGGTTGCTAGCCGGTGAACGAACTACGCCACAGAGGATGGCGGCGCAAGCCGGACGCCCGTGCCGGCTCTGATCGACCCTAGGAGAAGCATCGCTGCAGCAGCCGCCGATGCCTTGTCCGGGTAACGCTCGTCGACGATCGCCGCCCGCCAGACGTCATCCTCATCTCCGCGCCAGACGAGCACCCGCCAGTCGCTCCGTCGCTGGACGCGGTAGAGGAACCAGCGCCCGAGCTGTGGGAGCCCCTCGACCATCCCGACAACGGCCCAGACGACAAACACCCACCAGTCGCCGTTGAACAGATTCAAACGGTCCAACCGGCGCGTCAAAGGCCAACCTTGCTTCGCGTTGCCACGCACCAACCGGATATGCCACGTGGCGCCGTCGGGCGACGTAGCCGACCTCCCTGGGTTCGCGAGGAAGGACACCACCGAAGCAGTCTCTCCTACCCCCGCGCGCGTGACCGGCTCAAGACCGGGTGCACCGAACGCAACTCACACCCGCTCGTCCGCCCCGCAGCGGCCAAGGCGGAGCCACCTGCGACTGAGCGATCGCGCTTCGGCGCAGCCGCCCCGGCGGCGGATCCCCCGTGGGACGGCTGCGCCTGGTGCTAGGCGTCCACGCCTAAGCCGTCGGCCGTCACCCTGTAGGCGGTCGGCTATCGGTCCGATCCGACGGGGCAACATTGGGACCGTGGACGCGCGCTCAGCTTGGGCTGGTGGTGGCGCCGGGACGGCGGCTGCGATCTGCGGCTCACGGCCTTGCGTTGCCGTCCGGCGTCCCCGTCGCCGAGACGACCCTGGCCGCCCGCAGCTTGACCAACTCCCGCTGAGTCCGGGCGCGCCTCGCCGCGTCCTCTTGGGCGATCTTCCGTGCAGCCGCTTGCGCTTCCTTCGCCGCGTCCTCAGCCGCTAGGAGGGCCGCAGCCTCCCGCTTAGCTACCTGCCTATCGAATTCTGCGGCCTCCTCCGCCCGCCAACCGGCGCGAAGAGCCTCCCGACGCGCCGGGTCGTGCTCCGCCTTCATGGCGCGGGCGCGAGCACGCTGCCGGGGCTGGTTGCGGTACACGAGCCACTTGCAAACGGCCAGGCCGACCAACAACGCGCCAACCACGGCTACACCGGCTGGCCCGGTCGCGTCGTAGAACAAGACGAAAGGCAGCATGAGCAGCATGAAACCGATGTAGGCGACAACGGCGATCAGCAATACACCCACCAGGGCAAGAATCAATTGTATGATGTCGACGCACCCTTCAGTAGTGGTCCTTTGAACTGTATGGAGCTATGCGGGGCAGGACTGCAGCCCGCGTCACTTGCAGGCGCCGCGCCTCTTAGGGGTTCTCGGAGAGGTAGTCGACGGCGTCAGACGCCATCTGCTCCGCGTCAGCCGCGCACTGCTCGGGATCTGTGTACTGCTCCGGGTGGTCGGAGTTCCACTGACGACAGGACTCTAAATACGAGGAGCCGCTGCTTCCGGTGCTTGCGTTACCTGTACTTCCACTGTCGCCGCACCCGCTGCTGACTCCGATCAGCAGCATGAGCAAAATGGCGTAGAAGGCGTTCTTCACGAGGCTCCGTCTTTGTGGTAGTAAAAGGTCGCTCCGGATGTCGACTACTCGAGCCCGTTCTGGAGTGCTGGCGGCGCCTCCTCACCCGATCGCCGGTACGCGGGCACATCCGGCTCCCGCCCAATCGCTGGTTGCTATGCGCTGGGTGACCATTCCGAGCCGTAGGGGACGCCGCGGGCACGGCCACGCCTGGTCGTCCCCTGGGCATCCACAACCGGTGACGAGCGCTGCTTCGGCGTGTAGCACTTGTGCAACACTGGGCCTGTGACCACGATCGGACTGCGCGAGCTGCGCCAGCAGGCCTCCGAGCTGCTGCGACGCGTCGAGGGCGGTGAGCAGGTGCTCATCACTGTTGCCGGTCGACCGAGCGCCCGCCTCGTGCCGGTGAGCCCGCGAGCCTGGCGCTCCTGGACCGACGTCGCCGACCTCTTCGACGGGCCCGCCGATCTGCAGTGGGACACCGATCGGAACCGTCTCGATGACGACCTGCGCGATCCTTGGCACCCCACCCAGTGAGAGCGCTGCTCGACACCTCCGTCGTCATCGCCGCCGACGTCCAGCCGCTGGAGGGCGAGCTGGCCGTCAGTGCCGTCACGTTGTCCGAGCTGCACTTCGGCGTCCTGGTCGCCACCGATCCTGCCGTGCGTGCCGAGCGGCTGCGCCGACTGTCGCGGTTGCAGCAGAGCTTCGACGCGCTGCCGGTCGATGAGGCGGTGGCCGCCAGCTACGGCCGTCTGGCCGCTGCGGT
Encoded here:
- a CDS encoding SDR family NAD(P)-dependent oxidoreductase, which gives rise to MSRITNSFGPTTTALEVVQGVDLTGRRAVVTGAASGIGVETARALAHAGAQVTLAVRDTAAGDRVAADIASTSGCDDVAVAHLDLADLATVDAFTAAWQGPLHVLVGNAGVMDTPHGTTVQGFETQLGVNHLGHFALATGLHGALAAAGDARIVQVSSSGHAASPVVFDDLFFERREYSPGLAYGQSKTANVLFAVEATRRWAEDRVTANALMPGGIWTPLQRHWSPEQRAAAEQQAAHAEAAGVFRMKTTEQGAATSVFLAAHPQVAGIGGRYFEDCQEAEVVPQLRGLSGVLPHALDPVAARRLWDVSEELLVQARAAA
- a CDS encoding TetR family transcriptional regulator, translated to MKDGDRSRARLLDAATVEFAAYGIAGARVDRVAAAAGVNKAQMYGWYGSKDGLFDAVLGVHLHRIVDVVPFTAYDLPGYVVALYDSYLTDPELVRLASWYRLERVPTGPLLAAYPGIADDKHAALAKAQAEGRIVDGIRPDEVYALLVALAGTWSPVSATLTATAADGEAEHERRRAVLRGMVQRSLVPPAGDRPARS
- a CDS encoding type II toxin-antitoxin system VapC family toxin, whose amino-acid sequence is MRALLDTSVVIAADVQPLEGELAVSAVTLSELHFGVLVATDPAVRAERLRRLSRLQQSFDALPVDEAVAASYGRLAAAVVAAGRQPRARTMDLLIAATAHAHDARLYTRNAADLRGLEVLLEVVSV
- a CDS encoding putative bifunctional diguanylate cyclase/phosphodiesterase; its protein translation is MTTPPTGATSSADAADGYEALFLDAPCGYLTTDDDGCITRVNDTFLAWTGHTREGLVGSSFGRLLPVGDRLLMATHAMPRLVTDGHLAELMVEVVAADRSRRPALLSASRRPPSPGREAELRVVVLSAHERRAYEGRVVATLQQAETAEQRRAEAEHEVRQLETHDQLTGLLNRDHLRERLDALVTASPGGAPVVALLVDLDHFSSVNDSLGHAAGDQLLVEVSRRLRSVVRSGAVLARLGADEFLVADTLAPVADSGPPALALAARVARALEDPLLVDDVEVVVSASIGVCAGRPGDVDGAGLLRGADLARHRVKARGRDGIALHVPEEQVVAVDHLRLLGELRRGIQEGQLRLHYQPLVHLDGRASTAVEALVRWQHPERGLLPPGVFIEAAERSGLVHALGRWVLDAALAQVAVWDRTEGLGRVQVSVNLSTRQLTDPSLPADVGTALRRHGVDPGQLVLEVTETALMVDPDAARTTLLALRELGVGIAVDDFGTGYASLTYLQQFPVDELKIDRSFVAGLGRSDADDAIVASCVQLAHGLGLSAVAEGVEGAGQLEALRRLGCDYVQGYHLGRPMPPEDLVAWVADRAGLLQRLGASPAPAP
- a CDS encoding response regulator transcription factor, which encodes MRVLVLEDEPLMADAIRTGLRLAAIAADVAGDGDAALELLGHTTYDVAVLDRDVPGPSGDEVARHIVASGSGTPVLMLTAADRLDDKASGFELGADDYLTKPFELRELVLRLRALDRRRARPRPPVLEVAGLRLDPFRREVYRDGRYVALTRKQFAVLEVLVDAGGGVVSAEQLLERAWDENADPFTNAVRITVSALRRRMGEPWLIATVPGVGYRIDVPDDPDQHDHRDRDDDRDRDPDRGGGGDGRRPRG
- a CDS encoding sensor histidine kinase; its protein translation is MARARGPSVRLQLALSYAGFLMVAGVLMVAVVWVFLLRYVPDQAITVPGGPGSVDSRIPSPGLFVPGRDDLWDAFAPRAAVALLALLGFGLVGGWFLAGRVLAPLDRLTEVARGAGSGSLSQRVRLPGRQDELRELADAFDAMLDRLQAHVAEQQRFAANASHELRTPLAVVRTLLDVARDDPDLDTGQLLDRLRTVTDRAVDLTEALLALSRADAGPVPQEPVDLSLAAEEAVEQLLPLAASRGVTLEVTGGRAVAPGSPALLLQLVTNLVHNAVVHNLPEHGTVTVSTSSCSTDDDRDGGRGATSSTVVLTVESTGEVLDPDLVATLTEPFRRGAGRVRADHAGVGLGLAVVDRVTAAHGGTLSLRARPGGGLVVVVRLPAATAER
- a CDS encoding type II toxin-antitoxin system prevent-host-death family antitoxin, which codes for MTTIGLRELRQQASELLRRVEGGEQVLITVAGRPSARLVPVSPRAWRSWTDVADLFDGPADLQWDTDRNRLDDDLRDPWHPTQ